In a single window of the Daphnia carinata strain CSIRO-1 chromosome 4, CSIRO_AGI_Dcar_HiC_V3, whole genome shotgun sequence genome:
- the LOC130694439 gene encoding AN1-type zinc finger protein 2A-like: MEFPHLGKHCSEKTCNQLDFLPMQCDACEQTFCKDHIRYELHKCQSSYKKDIQVPVCPLCNQPVPWKRGEAPDIAVSDHIDRDCQSDPAKQKRKVFGNHCTLKGCKKKEVIPVVCDQCKMNFCLRHRHAIDHNCKGNNPADRAREAALARAASGSGIFTKRSGPSKPHNTSNNVSANVARTTNLPRAFAVATVQGNLSEDEALARAMQASLQDQTPLTANQQEEADRMLALALQRGEQAPTPTANATPSSSSNSCSLS; this comes from the exons ATGGAATTTCCTCATTTAGGAAAACACTGTTCAGAGAAAACTTGTAATCAGTTAG ATTTTTTGCCTATGCAATGTGATGCTTGTGAACAAACATTCTG CAAAGACCATATCAGATATGAATTGCATAAATGTCAGTCGTCATACAAAAAAGATATCCAGGTGCCAGTCTGCCCTTTATGCAACCAACCTGTACCATGGAAGAGAGGAGAAGCTCCAGATATTGCAGTTAGTGATCACATTGATCGTGATTGTCAATCAGACCCTGCGAAACAGAAGAGAAAG GTTTTTGGAAATCATTGTACTTTAAAAGgctgcaaaaagaaagaagtgatTCCAGTGGTGTGTGACCAGtgtaaaatgaatttttgtttgagGCACAGGCATGCCATCGACCATAACTGCAAAGGAAATAACCCTGCTGACAGAGCCAG AGAAGCTGCTTTAGCCCGCGCTGCCAGCGGTTCGGGTATTTTCACAAAACGAAGCGGCCCTTCTAAACCGCACAACACTAGCAATAATGTCAGCGCGAATGTTGCTCGTACTACTAATCTCCCCAGAGCGTTTGCTGTTGCGACTGTTCAAGGAAATCTA aGTGAAGACGAAGCTCTAGCACGGGCTATGCAAGCGTCATTGCAAGATCAGACCCCTCTTACCGCTAACCAGCAAGAGGAAGCCGACCGGATGTTGGCCCTCGCCCTGCAAAGGGGTGAACAGGCACCAACCCCTACTGCAAACGCAACACCGTCTTCTTCTAGCAACAGTTGTAGCTTATCTTAG